The proteins below come from a single Camarhynchus parvulus unplaced genomic scaffold, STF_HiC, whole genome shotgun sequence genomic window:
- the LOC115916653 gene encoding potassium voltage-gated channel subfamily A member 7-like, producing the protein HRSGLTDPFFLVETICICWFSLELLVRLVASPSKAAFFRSAMNLIDLAAIAPYFIALGTELARQRGIGQPAMSLAVLRVIRLVRVFRVFKLSRHSTGLQILGQTLKASMRELGLLIFFLLIGVVLFSSAVYFAEAEEAATAFTSIPQAFWWAVVTMTTVGYGDMAPVTVGGKLVGSLCAIAGVLTISLPVPVIVSNFSYFYRRELRGEEGGQVVPASPCPHHPETPGDAPESPKAGGGRGEGWGVDGEAGGGEKGWGGGRLVTEV; encoded by the coding sequence caccGCTCCGGCCTGACCGACCCTTTCTTCCTGGTGGAAACCATCTGCATCTGCTGGttctccctggagctcctggtgcGCCTGGTGGCCAGCCCCAGCAAGGCGGCCTTCTTCCGCAGCGCCATGAACCTCATCGACCTGGCGGCCATCGCGCCCTACTTCATCGCGCTGGGCACGGAGCTGGCGCGGCAGCGCGGCATCGGCCAGCCCGCCATGTCGCTGGCCGTGCTCCGCGTCATCCGCCTGGTGCGCGTCTTCCGCGTCTTCAAACTGTCCCGCCACTCCACGGGCCTGCAGATCCTCGGGCAGACCCTCAAGGCCAGcatgagggagctgggcctgctcatcttcttcctcctcatcgGCGTGGTGCTCTTCTCCAGCGCCGTGTACTTCGCCGAGGCCGAGGAGGCCGCCACGGCCTTCACGTCCATCCCGCAGGCCTTCTGGTGGGCGGTGGTCACCATGACCACGGTGGGCTACGGGGACATGGCGCCGGTGACGGTGGGCGGCAAGCTGGTGGGCTCGCTGTGCGCCATCGCCGGCGTGCTCACCATCTCGCTGCCCGTGCCCGTCATCGTCTCCAACTTCTCCTACTTCTACCGCCGCGAGCTCCGGGGCGAGGAGGGCGGGCAGGTGGTGCCCGCCTCGCCCTGCCCCCACCACCCCGAGACCCCCGGGGACGCCCCCGAGAGCCCCaaggcgggcggggggcgcggggagggctggggggtggATGGGGAGGCGGGGGGAGGGGAGaaagggtggggaggggggaggctGGTGACTGAGGTGTGA